Proteins encoded together in one Bosea sp. (in: a-proteobacteria) window:
- a CDS encoding DUF3008 family protein, which yields MPAKSAAQQKAAGAALAAKRGDMKKSELKGASKSMEKSMSEAELEKMASTKRKGKAEHVSKH from the coding sequence ATGCCCGCGAAATCCGCTGCACAGCAGAAGGCCGCCGGAGCCGCCCTCGCGGCCAAGCGCGGCGACATGAAGAAGAGCGAGCTCAAGGGCGCCTCGAAATCGATGGAGAAATCGATGAGCGAGGCCGAGCTCGAAAAAATGGCCTCGACCAAACGCAAGGGCAAGGCGGAGCACGTCTCGAAGCATTGA
- a CDS encoding glycogen debranching N-terminal domain-containing protein has translation MSESISRTTPPAPAPDSRNLWSEYEIEATTSLTEHALRNLKHGDAFAVLDAHGDIGTRSETAEGLFFRDTRFLSHLELRVEGKRPLLLSSAVHEDKAVLSVELTNPDLRIGGDKLARDTLFLQRTKFLWQAICYERISVRNYGAKRLRLHLDLLLAADFHDMFEVRGTRRLRRGTGSARVVAPNRVVFRYVGLDRIERRTLVAMNPPPVAIDRHRMTAEIDLGPCEQRSLFLTVSCLDAGVGAAPPMDFLAAYRDTRRARRAATSRIAAVKSSNTLFDATLGRAISDVYTLVTRSELGPYPYAGIPWFNTVFGRDGIITAMLMLWIDPDIARGVLRTLAATQAQATDPEADAQPGKILHEMRHGEMARLHEVPFGRYYGTIDATPLFVMLAGLYLRRTGDVATIRAIWPNIRAALGWMDAYGDRDGDGFIEYARARESGLANQGWKDSHDAVFHADGSDPVGPIALCEVQAYAYAAKLEAAAMARGLGDQALASALDEAAERLRIAFERAFWCADLGTYALALDGEKRPCRVPSSNAGHALFAGIASPERARSVATNLLTPEAFSGWGIRTLPAGQPRYNPMSYHNGSVWPHDNALIAIGLTRYGLKTEASRVFSAIFETGRHQDMYRLPELFCGFNRRPHRAPVPYPVACAPQAWSAASILGLLGACLGLDLDHGQDEIRFHEPVMPDFLDELVIRNLRLGASVADIRFHRYGRDVTANVLSRSGSARIILSK, from the coding sequence ATGTCCGAAAGCATCAGCAGGACTACGCCTCCGGCGCCCGCGCCCGACAGCCGCAACCTCTGGTCCGAATACGAGATCGAAGCCACGACCTCGCTGACCGAGCACGCCCTGCGCAACCTGAAGCATGGCGATGCCTTCGCGGTGCTCGACGCGCATGGCGATATCGGGACACGCAGCGAGACCGCCGAAGGGCTGTTCTTCCGCGACACGCGCTTCCTCTCCCATCTCGAGCTGCGCGTGGAAGGCAAGCGCCCCCTGCTGCTGAGCTCGGCGGTGCACGAGGACAAGGCGGTGCTCTCGGTCGAGCTGACGAACCCCGATCTCAGGATCGGGGGCGACAAGCTGGCGCGCGACACGCTTTTCCTGCAGCGCACCAAATTCCTCTGGCAGGCGATCTGCTACGAGCGCATCAGCGTCAGGAACTACGGCGCGAAGCGTTTGCGCCTGCATCTCGACCTGCTCCTCGCAGCCGATTTCCATGATATGTTTGAGGTTCGCGGCACCCGGCGCCTCAGGCGTGGCACCGGCTCCGCCCGGGTCGTGGCGCCGAACCGGGTCGTGTTCCGCTATGTCGGCCTCGATCGTATCGAGCGACGCACGCTCGTCGCGATGAACCCGCCGCCGGTGGCGATCGACCGCCACCGCATGACGGCCGAGATCGATCTCGGTCCCTGCGAGCAGCGCTCCCTGTTCCTGACCGTCTCCTGCCTCGACGCCGGTGTCGGCGCGGCGCCGCCCATGGACTTTCTCGCCGCCTATCGCGACACGCGCCGCGCGCGCCGGGCAGCAACGTCGCGCATCGCGGCGGTGAAGAGCTCGAACACGCTCTTCGACGCGACGCTCGGCCGGGCGATATCCGACGTCTATACGCTGGTGACGCGCAGCGAGCTCGGCCCCTACCCTTACGCCGGCATCCCCTGGTTCAACACGGTCTTCGGCCGCGACGGCATCATCACCGCGATGCTGATGCTGTGGATCGATCCCGATATCGCGCGCGGCGTGCTGCGGACGCTCGCGGCCACGCAGGCGCAAGCGACCGACCCCGAGGCCGACGCGCAGCCGGGCAAGATTCTGCACGAGATGCGCCATGGCGAGATGGCGAGGCTCCACGAGGTGCCCTTCGGCCGCTACTACGGCACGATCGACGCGACCCCGCTCTTCGTCATGCTGGCCGGCCTCTATCTCAGGCGCACCGGCGATGTCGCGACCATTCGCGCGATCTGGCCCAATATCCGTGCCGCGCTCGGCTGGATGGACGCCTATGGCGATCGCGACGGCGACGGCTTCATCGAATATGCGCGCGCCCGCGAGAGCGGGCTCGCCAACCAGGGCTGGAAGGATTCGCACGACGCGGTCTTCCATGCCGACGGCTCCGACCCGGTCGGCCCGATCGCGCTCTGCGAGGTCCAGGCCTATGCCTATGCGGCGAAGCTGGAGGCGGCCGCGATGGCGCGCGGGCTCGGCGATCAGGCGCTGGCCTCGGCGCTGGACGAGGCGGCGGAACGCCTGCGCATCGCCTTCGAGCGGGCCTTCTGGTGCGCGGATCTGGGAACCTATGCGCTGGCGCTCGACGGCGAGAAACGCCCCTGCCGCGTGCCCTCCTCGAACGCCGGCCACGCGCTCTTCGCCGGCATCGCCTCCCCGGAGCGCGCGCGCAGCGTCGCGACGAACCTCCTGACGCCCGAGGCGTTCAGCGGCTGGGGCATCCGCACGCTGCCTGCGGGCCAGCCCCGCTACAACCCGATGTCCTATCACAACGGCTCGGTCTGGCCGCACGACAACGCCCTCATCGCCATCGGGCTCACCCGCTACGGGCTGAAGACGGAGGCGAGCCGTGTGTTCTCCGCCATTTTCGAGACGGGCCGGCATCAGGACATGTACCGCCTGCCGGAGCTGTTCTGCGGCTTCAACCGACGCCCGCACCGGGCCCCGGTGCCCTATCCGGTCGCCTGCGCGCCGCAGGCCTGGTCCGCGGCCTCGATCCTCGGCCTGCTCGGGGCCTGCCTCGGCCTCGATCTCGACCACGGGCAGGACGAGATCCGGTTCCACGAACCGGTCATGCCCGATTTCCTCGACGAGCTCGTGATCCGGAATCTGCGGCTCGGCGCCTCGGTCGCCGATATCCGGTTCCATCGCTATGGCCGGGACGTCACCGCCAATGTCCTCTCCCGCAGCGGCAGCGCGCGCATCATCCTGTCAAAATGA
- a CDS encoding acetate/propionate family kinase, which produces MSERLLVTFNAGSSTVKIGLFSLSEAGPKRIGKGVIDFREPPLRFRLTEGPDVFDIALEARPDATLDSVLGEAFRRLSWHFDLSHVVAMGHRIVHGGDGFSGPVRVDDAVLAALEALVPLAPLHQPQGLGLVRAIRRLRPELPQTASFDTAFHRTQADLVRRFALPRAMHDEGIKRYGFHGLSYRFIAGELTRREPALAKGRIVVAHLGSGASLCGLAGGASRDTSMGFSALDGIPMATRCGALDPGVLLHLLARGGYDASRLEDLLYRRSGLIGVSGISADSRELLDSDAPEAREALDLFCLRIAGEVARLSATLGGLDAVVFTAGIGEHQPPIRAAVAERLKWLGLELDVEANAANAFRISRPGARVAAFVIPTDEEAVIAGDALTVMQATGFSGAGCGEPG; this is translated from the coding sequence ATGAGCGAGAGGCTTCTCGTCACCTTCAATGCCGGCTCCTCGACGGTGAAGATCGGGCTGTTTTCCCTGTCGGAAGCCGGGCCGAAGCGGATCGGCAAGGGCGTGATCGATTTCCGGGAGCCGCCTTTGCGCTTCCGCCTCACCGAAGGGCCGGATGTTTTCGACATCGCCCTGGAAGCGCGGCCCGACGCCACGCTCGACAGCGTCCTGGGCGAGGCTTTCCGGCGGCTCTCCTGGCATTTCGACCTGAGCCACGTCGTCGCGATGGGGCATCGCATCGTGCATGGCGGCGACGGCTTTAGCGGCCCCGTGCGGGTCGACGATGCGGTGCTTGCGGCGCTCGAGGCGCTGGTGCCGCTGGCGCCGCTGCATCAGCCGCAGGGGCTCGGCCTCGTGCGCGCCATTCGCCGCCTGCGCCCGGAGCTGCCGCAGACGGCGTCCTTCGACACGGCCTTCCACCGGACCCAAGCCGATCTCGTGCGCCGCTTCGCCCTCCCCCGCGCGATGCACGACGAGGGCATCAAGCGCTACGGCTTCCATGGCCTGTCCTACCGCTTCATCGCCGGCGAACTCACGCGCCGCGAGCCGGCGCTGGCGAAAGGCCGCATCGTCGTCGCGCATCTGGGCAGCGGCGCGAGCCTCTGCGGGCTGGCGGGCGGCGCGAGCCGCGATACCTCGATGGGCTTTTCGGCGCTCGACGGCATTCCGATGGCAACGCGCTGCGGGGCGCTCGATCCCGGTGTCCTGCTGCATCTTCTGGCGCGTGGCGGCTATGATGCGTCCCGGCTGGAGGATCTGCTCTATCGCCGCAGCGGTCTCATCGGCGTGTCCGGCATCAGCGCGGACAGCCGCGAGCTTCTCGACAGCGACGCGCCCGAGGCCCGCGAGGCGCTCGACCTGTTCTGCCTGCGCATCGCAGGCGAGGTCGCCAGGCTTTCGGCGACGCTGGGCGGGCTCGACGCGGTCGTCTTCACCGCCGGCATCGGCGAGCACCAGCCGCCGATCCGCGCCGCGGTGGCGGAACGGCTGAAATGGCTCGGCCTCGAACTCGACGTCGAGGCGAACGCCGCCAACGCCTTCCGGATCAGCCGCCCCGGCGCGCGGGTCGCGGCTTTCGTGATACCGACCGACGAGGAAGCCGTCATCGCCGGGGATGCGCTGACGGTGATGCAGGCCACCGGCTTTTCCGGAGCGGGTTGCGGCGAGCCCGGTTGA
- a CDS encoding glycosyltransferase family 4 protein → MRIAQVAPLAEAVPPRLYGGTERVVSWLTEELVRQGQDVTLFASGDSRSSARLVRAVPEGLRLAGIRDHTPSTLTMLEEVRRRADEFDIIHFHIDLLQFPLFRELFPKCVTTLHGRLDLPDFHPLYRAFPEMPLVSISDDQRRPMPPVNWVSTIHHGLPEQLHRFRRGRGGYLAFLGRISPEKRPDRAIEIARRSRMPLKIAAKVDAVDRGYFEDTIRPLLDHPLVEFIGEIDDGRKGDFLGAAAALLFPIDWPEPFGLVMIEAMATGTPVIAWAAGSVPEVIDQGVSGIVVSSIEEAVEAAAEIHRLERGAVRECFDMRFTASRMAADYIETFENLRCGRQPVRKPALSNAFKGDPRGMDAPAGLPQPS, encoded by the coding sequence ATGCGGATTGCTCAGGTGGCTCCGTTGGCGGAGGCCGTGCCGCCGCGGCTCTATGGCGGAACGGAAAGAGTGGTGTCGTGGCTCACCGAGGAGCTCGTGCGCCAGGGGCAGGACGTCACCCTGTTCGCCAGCGGCGATTCCCGCAGCAGCGCCCGGCTGGTCCGGGCCGTGCCGGAGGGCTTGCGCCTCGCCGGCATCCGCGACCACACCCCGAGCACGCTCACGATGCTGGAGGAGGTCAGGCGACGCGCGGATGAATTCGACATCATCCATTTCCATATCGACCTGCTGCAGTTTCCCCTGTTCAGGGAGCTGTTCCCCAAATGCGTCACCACCCTGCACGGGCGGCTCGACCTGCCGGATTTCCATCCGCTCTACCGGGCCTTCCCCGAGATGCCTCTGGTCTCGATTTCCGACGATCAGCGCCGGCCCATGCCGCCGGTGAACTGGGTCTCCACCATCCATCACGGCCTGCCGGAACAGCTTCACCGGTTCCGCCGCGGGCGCGGCGGCTATCTCGCCTTCCTCGGCCGCATCTCGCCGGAGAAGCGGCCCGACCGGGCGATCGAGATCGCCAGGCGAAGCCGCATGCCGCTGAAGATCGCCGCGAAGGTCGACGCCGTCGACCGGGGTTATTTCGAAGATACGATCCGGCCCCTGCTCGACCATCCGCTGGTCGAGTTCATCGGCGAGATCGACGACGGCAGGAAGGGCGACTTCCTGGGCGCAGCCGCCGCCCTGCTGTTTCCGATCGACTGGCCGGAGCCTTTCGGCCTCGTCATGATCGAGGCCATGGCGACCGGGACGCCGGTGATCGCCTGGGCGGCAGGCTCCGTTCCGGAGGTGATCGATCAGGGCGTCTCGGGCATCGTCGTCTCCTCGATCGAGGAGGCGGTCGAGGCGGCGGCCGAAATCCATCGCCTCGAGCGTGGCGCCGTGCGCGAATGCTTCGACATGCGCTTCACGGCGTCGCGCATGGCGGCCGACTATATCGAGACCTTCGAGAATCTGCGCTGCGGCCGCCAACCGGTTCGCAAGCCGGCATTGTCGAACGCCTTCAAGGGCGATCCACGTGGCATGGACGCTCCGGCCGGGTTGCCGCAGCCGTCATGA
- a CDS encoding ABC transporter permease, with amino-acid sequence MTAPASTGDRRAILLLAAAILALNAVPAAAGFWSALAWPAIGGSFVLMVLICERIGRLVPVKGRGLYERTLALGFPFLVLVLWEAAAGSGFINPTWFPPPSRIGAALWDLSTRYDRFSGTTLLGRPWLMPEAFGREGWAGVWTLLSESHVLATVGRVLIGFVLGAIPGVLLGVVMGLNQTVRLMLDTTLSAVYVLPKIAIFPIVMLMFADPFGEAPKILVVGLSVFILMAINTMAGVRGIDNVYLMAGKNYGATGWSMLRHVILPGALPVIFAGLRIALGTAMIVIISVEFVRAKQGVGYMTFYYWEVLNPEKMYAGLVVVMILGVLLTYALQWLQRRLMPWRK; translated from the coding sequence ATGACGGCACCAGCGAGCACCGGCGACCGGCGCGCCATCCTGCTGCTGGCCGCCGCCATCCTCGCCCTCAACGCCGTGCCGGCCGCGGCGGGCTTCTGGAGCGCGCTCGCCTGGCCGGCGATCGGGGGAAGCTTCGTCCTCATGGTGCTGATCTGCGAGCGCATCGGCCGATTGGTGCCGGTGAAGGGCCGGGGCCTCTACGAGCGCACGCTGGCGCTGGGCTTCCCGTTCCTCGTCCTCGTGCTCTGGGAAGCCGCCGCCGGCAGCGGCTTCATCAACCCGACCTGGTTCCCGCCGCCGAGCCGCATCGGCGCCGCGCTCTGGGACCTGAGCACGCGCTACGACCGTTTCTCGGGCACGACCCTGCTCGGGCGGCCCTGGCTGATGCCGGAAGCCTTCGGCCGCGAGGGCTGGGCCGGCGTCTGGACGCTCCTGTCGGAGAGCCATGTGCTCGCGACGGTGGGGCGCGTCCTGATCGGCTTCGTGCTCGGCGCCATCCCCGGCGTGCTGCTCGGCGTGGTCATGGGCCTGAACCAGACCGTCAGGCTGATGCTCGATACCACGCTGTCGGCGGTCTATGTCCTGCCGAAGATCGCGATCTTCCCGATCGTGATGCTGATGTTCGCCGATCCCTTCGGCGAGGCGCCGAAGATCCTCGTCGTCGGCCTGTCCGTCTTCATCCTGATGGCGATCAACACGATGGCCGGCGTGCGCGGCATCGACAACGTCTACCTGATGGCCGGGAAGAACTACGGCGCCACCGGCTGGTCGATGCTGCGCCACGTCATCCTGCCCGGCGCCCTGCCGGTGATCTTCGCCGGGCTTCGCATCGCGCTCGGCACGGCGATGATCGTGATCATCTCGGTCGAGTTCGTGCGCGCCAAGCAGGGCGTCGGCTACATGACCTTCTACTATTGGGAGGTGCTGAACCCCGAGAAGATGTATGCCGGCCTCGTCGTCGTCATGATCCTCGGCGTGTTGCTGACCTATGCGCTGCAATGGCTCCAGCGCCGGCTGATGCCCTGGCGGAAGTAA
- a CDS encoding ABC transporter ATP-binding protein yields the protein MSATMPAAAAPKIGARHVSKLYPTADGTMVALEDFSLDVADGEFVCIVGPSGCGKSTFLRMVAGLESISQGTIDIRPGREPGRPLNSVVFQEYAIFPWKTLIENVAFGPQMRGVGRKERLDTARYWLDRVGLGKFADYYPHQISGGMKQRVSIVRALANDPEVLLMDEPLGALDAQTRVVIQEELLRIWEETRKTVLYITHSLDEAVLLGDRVILMSAQPGRHLATFRIELPRPRSIAMTNSPRFAEYRAAIWDKLSAEVTRAMEARP from the coding sequence ATGAGCGCCACCATGCCGGCCGCCGCCGCGCCGAAGATCGGCGCGCGCCATGTCAGCAAGCTTTATCCCACCGCCGACGGCACCATGGTCGCGCTGGAGGATTTCTCGCTCGACGTGGCCGATGGCGAGTTCGTCTGCATCGTCGGCCCCTCCGGCTGCGGCAAGTCGACCTTCCTGCGCATGGTCGCGGGGCTGGAATCGATCTCGCAGGGCACGATCGATATCCGCCCCGGCCGGGAGCCCGGCCGCCCGCTCAACAGCGTCGTCTTCCAGGAATATGCGATCTTCCCCTGGAAGACGCTGATCGAGAACGTCGCCTTCGGCCCGCAGATGCGCGGCGTCGGCCGCAAGGAGCGGCTCGACACCGCACGCTACTGGCTCGACCGCGTGGGCCTTGGCAAGTTCGCCGATTATTATCCGCACCAGATCTCGGGCGGCATGAAGCAGCGCGTCAGCATCGTCCGCGCGCTCGCCAACGATCCCGAAGTGCTGCTGATGGACGAGCCGCTCGGCGCGCTCGACGCCCAGACGCGCGTGGTCATCCAGGAGGAGCTGCTGCGGATCTGGGAGGAGACCCGCAAGACCGTGCTCTACATCACCCACAGCCTCGACGAGGCGGTGCTGCTCGGCGACCGCGTCATCCTGATGAGCGCCCAGCCCGGCCGGCACCTCGCCACCTTCAGGATCGAGCTGCCGCGGCCGCGCTCGATCGCGATGACGAATTCGCCGCGCTTCGCCGAATATCGCGCCGCGATCTGGGACAAGCTCTCGGCCGAGGTGACGCGCGCCATGGAGGCAAGGCCATGA
- a CDS encoding universal stress protein, which produces MSDITQSSGSKVHGAAYRDIAVHLDGSPEDEVRLAHAEALAERYGARITGIFTNPLPDPALFVGDFGIAAIGQLVDSATGEGDAAEKRLRQRLERLGPAHELRRLDAFPGALERAVASEARWNDLFIATCPHDDDETRWSALIESVIFDGGRGLYLVPPKAAPRSSVRTVLIGWTDTRQSARAVAEALPLLTRATQVHIVTVREEAHGRMGGAEVLADISAHLARHGVTATASVLDTQTSATDALIDEADRISADLMVLGAFGHSRFREWVLGGVTSDLLRSSSLPLFVAH; this is translated from the coding sequence ATGAGCGACATCACTCAATCTTCGGGCAGCAAGGTTCACGGCGCGGCCTATCGCGACATCGCGGTCCATCTCGACGGCTCGCCGGAGGACGAGGTCCGCCTCGCCCATGCCGAAGCGCTCGCGGAGCGATACGGGGCGCGGATCACCGGGATCTTCACCAATCCCCTGCCCGATCCCGCGCTTTTCGTCGGCGATTTCGGCATCGCCGCGATCGGCCAGCTCGTCGATTCCGCGACCGGGGAGGGAGACGCCGCCGAGAAGCGGCTGCGGCAACGGCTGGAGCGCCTTGGCCCCGCCCACGAGCTGCGCCGTCTGGACGCCTTCCCCGGCGCCCTCGAACGGGCCGTCGCCAGCGAAGCCCGCTGGAACGACCTCTTCATCGCGACCTGCCCGCATGATGACGACGAAACCCGCTGGAGCGCCCTGATCGAGAGCGTCATCTTCGACGGCGGCAGGGGGCTCTACCTCGTGCCGCCCAAGGCCGCGCCGCGCTCATCCGTCCGGACCGTGCTGATCGGCTGGACCGATACGCGCCAGAGCGCCCGCGCCGTGGCCGAGGCCCTGCCCCTGCTCACCCGGGCGACGCAGGTCCATATCGTCACGGTCAGGGAGGAAGCCCACGGCCGGATGGGAGGCGCCGAGGTCCTCGCCGACATCAGCGCCCATCTCGCCCGGCACGGCGTCACGGCGACGGCGAGCGTCCTCGACACGCAGACATCCGCGACCGACGCCCTCATCGACGAGGCGGACAGGATCTCGGCGGATCTCATGGTGCTGGGGGCCTTCGGCCATTCGCGCTTCCGGGAATGGGTGCTGGGCGGCGTCACCTCGGATCTCCTGCGCAGTTCTTCCCTGCCGCTGTTCGTCGCGCATTAG
- a CDS encoding bifunctional enoyl-CoA hydratase/phosphate acetyltransferase, producing the protein MDQELLTNRTFDEIAVGESASLSRIVRGDDVALFAAVSGDANPAHLDATFAMGDPGGPVVAHGMWIAALVAAVLGTKLPGPGTIYRGQDLRFLKPVVPGDAVTATVTVRSKEASKRTVVLDTACTNQRGETVLSGMATVTAPERRLTWPRLRLAEAAPRHSDRYRDIVARACALPPLSAAIVHPCSPDAIRAAIEVRDEGLLQPILVGPEAKIRAAAEKAGVALDGIPIETAPHSHAAAARAVELAVAGRVGTLIKGSLHTDELLGAVVAPGSGLKTERRISHVYAMSLPAYPKPLIVTDAAVNIQPTLMHKRDICQNAIDMLHVLGLAEPLVAVLAAVETVSDRMPSTLDAAALTVMAARGQITGARVDGPLAFDNAISPEAARTKEIVSPVAGQADILLVPDLEAGNMLAKQLIYFANADAAGLVLGARVPIVLTSRADSLKTRIASAALAKLVAADRQPLTVPA; encoded by the coding sequence GTGGATCAGGAACTTCTCACGAATCGGACCTTCGACGAGATCGCCGTCGGCGAAAGCGCATCACTCTCCCGCATCGTCCGGGGTGACGATGTCGCGCTGTTCGCCGCGGTCTCCGGCGACGCCAACCCCGCCCATCTCGATGCGACCTTCGCGATGGGGGACCCGGGCGGGCCCGTCGTCGCGCATGGGATGTGGATCGCGGCGCTGGTTGCGGCCGTGCTCGGCACGAAGCTGCCCGGCCCCGGCACGATCTATCGCGGGCAGGATTTGCGCTTCCTGAAGCCGGTCGTGCCGGGCGATGCCGTGACCGCCACCGTCACCGTCCGCAGTAAGGAGGCGTCCAAGCGAACCGTCGTGCTGGATACGGCCTGCACTAACCAGCGCGGCGAGACCGTGCTGTCGGGCATGGCGACGGTGACGGCGCCCGAACGGCGCCTGACCTGGCCGCGCCTGCGGCTCGCCGAGGCCGCGCCCAGGCATTCCGATCGCTATCGCGACATCGTCGCGCGGGCCTGCGCGCTGCCGCCCCTGAGCGCGGCGATCGTGCACCCCTGCTCGCCGGACGCGATCCGCGCGGCGATCGAGGTTCGCGACGAGGGCCTGCTGCAACCGATCCTCGTCGGCCCGGAAGCGAAGATCCGCGCCGCCGCGGAGAAGGCCGGCGTCGCGCTCGACGGGATCCCGATCGAAACCGCCCCGCACAGCCATGCCGCCGCGGCGCGTGCCGTCGAGCTCGCGGTGGCCGGCCGGGTCGGCACGCTGATCAAGGGCAGCCTGCATACCGACGAGCTGTTGGGGGCCGTCGTCGCGCCGGGCTCGGGCCTGAAGACGGAACGGCGCATCAGCCATGTCTATGCGATGAGCCTGCCGGCCTATCCCAAGCCGCTGATCGTGACGGACGCGGCGGTCAATATCCAGCCGACGCTGATGCACAAGCGCGACATCTGCCAGAACGCGATCGACATGCTGCATGTGCTCGGCCTGGCGGAGCCGCTGGTGGCGGTGCTGGCCGCGGTCGAGACCGTCAGCGACCGGATGCCCTCGACGCTCGACGCGGCGGCGCTGACCGTGATGGCGGCACGCGGCCAGATCACCGGGGCGAGGGTCGACGGCCCGCTCGCCTTCGACAATGCGATCAGCCCCGAAGCCGCGCGGACCAAGGAGATCGTCTCGCCGGTCGCGGGCCAGGCCGACATCCTGCTCGTGCCGGATCTGGAGGCGGGCAACATGCTGGCCAAGCAGCTGATCTATTTCGCCAATGCCGATGCGGCCGGTCTCGTGCTCGGCGCGCGCGTGCCGATCGTCCTGACGAGCCGGGCCGATTCCCTGAAGACGCGCATCGCCTCGGCGGCGCTGGCGAAGCTCGTCGCCGCCGATCGCCAGCCTCTGACGGTGCCGGCATGA
- a CDS encoding ABC transporter substrate-binding protein: protein MLEGFARWRSACAAMIIGLAGAAAPALAQAPSLKPLDPPQTVRVAYVPIMKFATAYVAEARGLFKKYGLDVKLESVKSGTEAIAFLDKGSVDVGGIAIVASLWSAWNRGLDIRVIAPGGLDPMTNGPTKLIVRNDLMESGAIKSVADLKGKRIAAAGGPGSGGEYFVTKALESAGLTLRDVQLLNIGNGDMPAAMEAKSVDAVLTSSPYSDQILKAGNGKLLAQDFTPGLMTVVFVGSGKFLKERPEVAERFVLAMAEAARLMQGADFLAQANIDGYLKYTASTAEAIRNSGAVPFDPNMSIPTAGLADIERVHRENGRTEYDKPLDMAKVVDERFVAKAIEVLGKTAPAK, encoded by the coding sequence ATGCTTGAAGGATTCGCCCGCTGGCGCAGCGCTTGCGCCGCCATGATCATCGGCCTTGCCGGCGCCGCCGCGCCGGCGCTCGCCCAGGCGCCGTCGCTGAAGCCGCTCGATCCGCCGCAGACGGTGCGCGTCGCCTATGTGCCGATCATGAAGTTCGCCACGGCCTATGTCGCGGAGGCACGCGGGCTGTTCAAGAAATACGGGCTCGACGTCAAGCTCGAGAGCGTCAAATCCGGCACCGAGGCGATCGCCTTCCTCGACAAGGGCTCGGTCGATGTCGGCGGCATCGCCATCGTGGCCTCGCTCTGGTCGGCCTGGAATCGCGGCCTCGACATCAGGGTGATCGCGCCGGGCGGCCTCGATCCGATGACCAACGGACCGACCAAGCTGATCGTCCGCAACGACCTGATGGAGTCCGGCGCGATCAAGTCGGTCGCCGATCTCAAGGGCAAGCGCATCGCGGCCGCCGGCGGCCCGGGCAGCGGCGGCGAGTATTTCGTCACCAAGGCGCTGGAGAGCGCCGGGCTCACCCTGCGCGACGTGCAACTCCTCAATATCGGCAATGGCGACATGCCGGCGGCGATGGAGGCGAAGTCGGTCGACGCCGTGCTGACCTCCTCGCCCTATTCCGACCAGATCCTCAAGGCCGGCAACGGCAAGCTCCTGGCGCAGGATTTCACGCCGGGGCTGATGACGGTCGTCTTCGTCGGCTCGGGCAAGTTCCTGAAGGAGCGCCCCGAGGTGGCCGAGCGCTTCGTGCTGGCGATGGCGGAAGCCGCGCGGCTGATGCAGGGCGCCGATTTCCTCGCCCAGGCCAACATCGACGGCTATCTGAAATATACCGCCTCGACGGCCGAGGCGATCAGGAACAGCGGCGCGGTGCCGTTCGATCCGAACATGTCGATCCCGACCGCGGGCCTTGCCGATATCGAGCGCGTGCACCGCGAGAACGGCCGCACCGAATACGACAAGCCGCTCGACATGGCGAAGGTCGTCGACGAGCGCTTCGTCGCCAAGGCGATCGAGGTGCTGGGCAAGACCGCCCCGGCCAAGTGA